The Juglans regia cultivar Chandler chromosome 11, Walnut 2.0, whole genome shotgun sequence genome contains the following window.
GACAGttcaataataaagaaatgTACATAGATAGGAAGCCTTTTCGTATATTAAATTCACCTGCTGTATGGTAGATATTCTGCTGGTTTAAGTTAGTGACCATGCCTGTTTATGAAGTTTTGTATTTTCTGGTAATGGGGATGAGTACAAACTAGAAGCATTTATTTGTCAGTCCTTAGTGACACTGGTAATTCATTTATAGAAAAGGTGGGAGTCTCTCTTGCGCCGGGGAAGGAGGATAATTGTTGTTGGTGATCTCAACATTGCACCCACTGCAATGGATTGTTGTGATGCTGGACCAGATTTCGAGATGAATGAGTAAGCTGCTTGTCTGATTTATGCACCGAGATCTTTTCAATCAGTCATGCTGTTATGTTCTTGTAATTTACTACATTACGATTTACAGTTTCAGCAGCCAaagctctgatattttttataagaactgCTTTGTAGATTCAGAAGATGGTTTAGATCCATACTAGTGGAAAGTGGAGGCCCTTTCTCTGATGTTTTTAGAACAAAACATCCTGACAGGTAAGAACTCCACATCGGTAGTTGATCAATGACTACTACTTTCCTAACAAAAAGTTGAATCTTGGTCTGACTGTTAAGTTTTATTTTGTCAGCAAAATGTAGAAATACGATATATTTGAAGTTCTTGTAGTGTGTAGTTTgtatctcattttcattttttttttctttttagacatGCTATCACATATTTTGTGGTGATTGGGCTCTTTCATCATTGTTGTTAGAATCTAACTTTTGACCTTTCTTGATTTGTCCTTTGTTTGTCCATCTTGAGTTTTTGTACAGAAGAGAAGCATACACATGCTGGCCGCAAAATACAGGTGCTGAAGTGTTTAATTACGGCACAAGAATTGATCATATTCTGTGTGCTGGATCATGCTTACATGAAGAGCATCATGACCTGCAAGGCCATAATCTTATGACTTGCCATGTGGAGGAGTGTGACATACTGATACAGTACAAACGGTGGAAACCTGGGAATACAGTTAGGTAAAGGATCTGGTTATCTAGTTGTATTGAGTAATCAATGATGTTGCAAATGCTTTTAAAGATTGTAAAGTTGAtagtaatctctctctctctctctctctctctctgtttgtaTGTGTATGCCTGCTTGTGTGTCTTTGTGCCTCTATCCATGTGGTTGTCTTTGCATGGTTATGCTACATTCTGAAATGGAAATGCTGTTATGCAAGGAATTTGTGACATTTTTTCCTTGTTCAAAATGTTTAAACCAAAATTATAAGAGATGGCTATGTACATGTAAACTTTATTTGTAAGTCATAATTCAGAAAATATCTTTTGCAAACAATCTTCTTGTTTTCTGcatatcttatataaaaaaaaagaaactcttACAAGCTAATTTGCAGATGCATGTCAGTGACCTCCTTTTAGTTCCAAGTACCAAAACTTTTCGCATAGATACCCATCATATGGTACAAGATTGTCATTCCTGCTTATATGCATAGACTTCTTGTATATGTACTCTGCATGTTGCCCTGCAGGTGGAAAGGAGGGCGAAGCATCAAGCTGGAAGGTTCCGATCATGCTCCCGTTTTTACAAGATTGCTGGAAATTCCTGATATTTCTGAACACAGTACTTCTGCTTTATCTGCTAGATATATTCCCATGATTCATGGCGTCCAGCAAACTCTTGGTACAAAAGTGCTTCTCATTTTGTGGATCATAGTCTCAGTATATTATCAGATATTTCCATTTTATACCAATTGATGAAGTCTGCATTGACATTGAGCGGTGAACTATTTTAGGATGATAAGATTTGAGGATGAAGTGGCCACTTTCTTGGTTGAGTTTCATAAAATTTGGTTGCTATTTTAGATTAAGTATCTGCCATTAATCAAGACTTATAGATGAACAGCCACTAGGGTTAGTGGAACATCTAATGCTTTGCCGTCCTGAGCAGGTGTAAACTTCTGCAAGCTCACTGTGCCCTTAGTTGTGTGCAGTgttgatgaatgaaatgaaaagagaagggtgccacttttttattcctttttgcTGCTGATTTTCTATGTTACCACTGCAAACTTAGAAGGCCCATTGTCTTGTGCAGTGTCAATCTTAACGAAAAGAAAACTTGCTGAACAAATTAGATCCTGTGAGATGTCAGGTTCACTTTCAGACGAAAATATCACATCAGAGACTTGCAATGAGAGAGTGAAGAGGTCATCCAACGACTGCAGTATATCTGGTGTATCTCCTGTTGAGTCTTGTTCTTCAAACCAAGAATCTGAAGGTCTCATTTCTAATACAGCTGAGCATTCCAGAGGTTTTGATGGTGATGCTGCTTATAACATCTGGGTTATTTCAGGAAGTAAGCAGAGCAAATCAATGCCAGGAAATGAAACCATGAAAAAGGCAAGAAAAAGTCAAGGGTCCCAACTCTCATTGAGGTCATTTTTCCAGAGAAGTCCAAACCCTATCAATAATGCTAAAGACTCTAATAGTGGCATTTCAATCAGTCAAGCAGATGTCCTACAGTCTGGTGGTCTGTCCGATACAAGTTCTGTGGTGGATGTTCAATGCAGCGGTTCCCAGCAGCATGCATTGAACTCAAGTACACCCACTCAGGATGACTATGAACTAAGTTCCTCTACTTTGGAGCGGGAGAAAACTAATGCTGCTTTATTGGAGTGGCGAAGGATACAGGAAGTCATGCAGAATAGCATACCCCTTTGTAAGGGACATAGTGAACCTTGTGTTGCACGGGTAGTGAAGAAACAAGGTCCTAATTTTGGTCGCAGATTTTATGTCTGTGCTCGTGCCGAGGTACTCTTTTAGTCATGTCTTATATCTCGATTAGCATCCTTTTGATCTCTCTAATATACGGACTTTTATCATGAAAGAAATTGTTACttttaaattgaaagaaaaaagttaattaCTTTTTAGATATCCATTGAATGATATTCAAGTGCATGACTATAAAACTAAAGGAAAAGTAATACTGAAGCCTATTGCTTGTTTCCTCCATTTGAGTTTCAATTAAATTTGATACCTCTGTTTTGGAATATTGATTGCCTGTGTGTACATTTCAGCTGATGTTAGCTTCTTCTAGTTATAGTTTACATCAACAGTGCAAGGATCATTGGTTATATATCACGCCTggaatttgatgtgaataggcTATACAGGAATTTTCTGCAATACATCCTGTCGAAAACCTTGGAAAATTGGTGATAGCTACATACGATACTTAGATTGTCTTTTCACCAGCCTATTAGGTCTTCTGTCTAGGCAGGGTACAGAAAGGAaggtagattatatatatatatatatatatatatatatattaaaactaaGTGCAGAAATCTCTGTTTTCTTCTTACAGGGACCTGCCTCAAATCCTGAAGCAAATTGTAGTTACTTCAAATGGGCTGCTTCAAAATCTGGGCACTTACGATGATGGTGATTAATGATGTAAAAAATTCAGAGTTATGATTGATGGATTTACCAGTTTGTATCCTTTTTTATTTGCCTTACTGATGATGCTGTGCTGAGAAtcaaattttgtaattaaaatctTTAGGTATTGAGTTCTTCCATTAATCTTTTGTTTGCAATCCTCTCAGGGAGATTTCAATCTGCACTTCCTGGGGAATCCAGCATTTGGCTCCTATGTTGGAAATCACATGTAAATTAACATGTTAGTTTTCAGGTAAGTTAAAACTGCAAGGCCATGATCTTTATTTGCGTTGTTAGTAATATGGTGCCCTAGAATGAATCTTCGGGCCCTTCTATTAGATTTTCTGTAATAATGTGTAGGTTCACCGGATCCTTGTTATTAACTAGTAGTTTTCTTCCCAtgaattataataaatacttggcagagggagagaaatggaaAATTATTAGGTAATCTCCAATAGTGCTGTACAAAAATCAACGGGACCGACCTAGGATTAATAAACCTCCTTTCTT
Protein-coding sequences here:
- the LOC108997720 gene encoding DNA-(apurinic or apyrimidinic site) endonuclease 2 isoform X2; protein product: MKIVTYNVNGLRSRISQFGSLPKLLDSFDADIICFQETKLRRQELTADLAVAGGYESFFSCTRTSDRGRMGYSGVATFCRVKSAFSSTEVALPIAAQEGFTGLVENSQNRKCEARNEIVDDLEDEFAKEELLKVDSEGRCIITDHGHFVLFNLYGPRAECNDEERIQFKLTFFKILQKRWESLLRRGRRIIVVGDLNIAPTAMDCCDAGPDFEMNEFRRWFRSILVESGGPFSDVFRTKHPDRREAYTCWPQNTGAEVFNYGTRIDHILCAGSCLHEEHHDLQGHNLMTCHVEECDILIQYKRWKPGNTVRWKGGRSIKLEGSDHAPVFTRLLEIPDISEHSTSALSARYIPMIHGVQQTLVSILTKRKLAEQIRSCEMSGSLSDENITSETCNERVKRSSNDCSISGVSPVESCSSNQESEGSKQSKSMPGNETMKKARKSQGSQLSLRSFFQRSPNPINNAKDSNSGISISQADVLQSGGLSDTSSVVDVQCSGSQQHALNSSTPTQDDYELSSSTLEREKTNAALLEWRRIQEVMQNSIPLCKGHSEPCVARVVKKQGPNFGRRFYVCARAEGPASNPEANCSYFKWAASKSGHLR
- the LOC108997720 gene encoding DNA-(apurinic or apyrimidinic site) endonuclease 2 isoform X1, producing the protein MKIVTYNVNGLRSRISQFGSLPKLLDSFDADIICFQETKLRRQELTADLAVAGGYESFFSCTRTSDRGRMGYSGVATFCRVKSAFSSTEVALPIAAQEGFTGLVENSQNRKCEARNEIVDDLEDEFAKEELLKVDSEGRCIITDHGHFVLFNLYGPRAECNDEERIQFKLTFFKILQKRWESLLRRGRRIIVVGDLNIAPTAMDCCDAGPDFEMNEFRRWFRSILVESGGPFSDVFRTKHPDRREAYTCWPQNTGAEVFNYGTRIDHILCAGSCLHEEHHDLQGHNLMTCHVEECDILIQYKRWKPGNTVRWKGGRSIKLEGSDHAPVFTRLLEIPDISEHSTSALSARYIPMIHGVQQTLVSILTKRKLAEQIRSCEMSGSLSDENITSETCNERVKRSSNDCSISGVSPVESCSSNQESEGLISNTAEHSRGFDGDAAYNIWVISGSKQSKSMPGNETMKKARKSQGSQLSLRSFFQRSPNPINNAKDSNSGISISQADVLQSGGLSDTSSVVDVQCSGSQQHALNSSTPTQDDYELSSSTLEREKTNAALLEWRRIQEVMQNSIPLCKGHSEPCVARVVKKQGPNFGRRFYVCARAEGPASNPEANCSYFKWAASKSGHLR